Genomic segment of Notolabrus celidotus isolate fNotCel1 chromosome 1, fNotCel1.pri, whole genome shotgun sequence:
GGTTTGATGTTTCctgcaggaaagaaaaaataaccacTCAGACTACTGGCACTACTGATGCTGCTGTCACTACtcctctttgctctctctctctctctctctctatgtttctttctttctttctttcttttcttattttactACTCTGCTCCTTCTGGAAAAGGGTGCTGTTACTGTACACACTATACTTCTTAAGCCCACGCTATGAAACACTCAGCTTCGTCCCTTTGCCTTTCTATCAGTCTGActttgtctcttattctccctcTCTgaatgtcagtctgtctgtatcTTTcaatcactctctctgtctttttctctctctgtctttcaggaaaaaacaccaaaagcaTCAAtagaaactgaaaataaaaagttaaaattagtTTTGGCTCAGTTTGCTGGGAtaaattgggttttttttttaaacagagagcCGTTTTAGCTGttacatattaaaaaatatattattaataatcaCCTTGACTGTGGTATACAGTGAAGACTGCAGCTGGTAGCCAAATGCAGAGTCACTCCCTTTGAGGTGCGTCAGGTAGACCTCTGCACCAACCATCACCTCACAAAGGGCGGCATCACGCCACAGATTAACTGTGACGTGTGCGGAATTCTAGTAAACATAGGACAAAACTGTTAGTTTAAGATCTTAAGTTTTCAGTCAGATTTTATAATAAGATGTCATCCAGTCAGAGAGGATGTCAGTAAGTTAGTCAAGTAAAGTCTCAGTAATTCACTCAAGTAGGAAAGGGATTTATTGAGCAATGTGCTCCAACAGCAGTGTTTTCTCTGAGGCTGATCCCAAAGTAATAAAGCTTGTAAAGCAAGAGTATAAATGTGAATTCTTTAATGATACAAACACTTTGTGTATCGGAGGAGTTAACCAGTCCAAAGGATGGCTACAAACCAGACGGCATGTTCACTCACAAGATTGTTCAGAAGTGATAGATGAACTTGTGTCAAACTTTGAGAATATAAGAAGTGATTCAGGTTTGTAAGTGTCAGTTCATGAGGCACAGTCACCTTGGCTCTATTCTAAGATGAATAAAGTCTTGCAGATCCAATGGTTGTtccaatataaaaaatattttttattttgcattaggAAAAACCACAACATGTATCCGTTTGTCAGTCGGTTATTCTACCAGTAAGTCTTGGGTGACAGTCAGACAAAGACACAGCTCACTTGACTCATGTTACTCTGTAGAACTTACATGTTCCAGGGTCACCACTTTCAAAGGGACCGGCTGCTGATTCACTATCACCCTCTTGATTATGGAGATCTGAAATGTAGAAATCGGATGGTTTagtaaaaatgtatcatttaacAGGAGTATGAACAATGTGTCAACAGACTAATTTACTAACCTCGGTCAGCTTGCCAGTCACCGTGAGGAATCCCTGGCAACCCCTAACCAGGGATACCTCTGTTTCTGTGCTTTTCGGCAGCAGTACATTTGTGGCCTCTTCTTTAAGGCTCTTGGAAACACTAAAACTGGCTGCCTTAAAAAATTGTGTTTCTCGATTGACGAACAGGTTCTCACCCTTTAGGGTGTATCCCCTCATGATGTACCCCACATTAACCTCCACCTTTGTGGTTATTGtttcaaataaagttatttttttttacagtttttccgTCGCAGACGATGAGGGTACGATTGCTCTTGATTGCATTCCGAGTGACCTCCCCCGACTCAGAGAACCTCCACTGGGTGCACCTTTCTTCTGGTTGAACTTCCAGGACCATCACATGAACAGGCGGTAATTTTGAGTCACTCCTGCCAAAAACCGATGCAAAATCCAttctaaaatacaaacacacacacacacaaacacacacacacaccacacacacacacacacacacacacacacacacacacacacaccagaggaAAGGGTTAAGACGGTGtacactaaaataaaacaatgcaactacttctactgctgctgctgctaccatccccactaccactactactactactactactactgctactactactactgctaataataataataataataataataataataatactttaaaaaactcaaataaaaaatagtcattattcttcttctttaaataaactgtaaACTAAATAATTTTTGGATGTTGTACacttgttattgttattgttactattattatgaaggaaaaaaaataaatgaaaaagccAAAAGATATTCATTAGTTTAATAACTTGTAtctttgattcctgtgttttaGATAAaccaataaaatgtatatagtaaaaaataaaaaatacacaatttcACAGGGATTTAATCATTTTATGAagtatatttattgatttattgatttatgtttttaaaaggttttcAAGACCATGTGTTATTTGTAGTACTTGGTGACATTTATTGACATTGCGCGTACTACATAGTGTGTTTGAAGcggtttgaaggtagtatgtagtatgactgttctgttggatctgttatgCAGGTTGCTGGACCAGACGTCAtcggatttccggtttcggaaagcggaagtaaacaacggccaagctgatagataaactgcttcttaagCGTTCCCTAATTATTTAATTAGTTAAGAAGTGATTTGTATGGGATTTAATAGTTTCACAGTGCCTAAAAACGGAATTTCTCCccttcaaaaaaaaataaagaaaaaagcggaacgagcgctgtgcattgtgggaaacagtacgtgagggagactggtccgatgcagactGGGACATGTTCCTGAAGCAGTACAAcgtccggggagttttggcatgcGGCAGATTTTTTcacttgttcacatactacatactgaattttggccaaatcagcatGGACTgttagtaggcggtttcgaaaacagcctcacGCTGCAGGTGGATTCAGTTACACTAACACTCCCTAAGGGTTCTTGCTACTTGATGACAACAGTTCCACTCATCTAACGGTAAGTTTTCCAAGGCGCCGCTCACGCACACACGGTCATGCACACACTCCGGTTAACTGACGAACTTCCAGTGAGTGTTTCTCCGACAGTTGGTAGCCGTTTATCCGACAGTTAGTAACCGTTTATCCGACAGTTAGTAACCATTTATCCGACAGTTAGTAACCATTTATCCGACAGTTAGTAACCATTTATCCGACAGTTAGTAACCATTTATCCGACAGTTAGTAACCATTTATCCGACAGTTGGTAACCATTTATCCGACAGTTGGTAGCCGTTTATCCGACAGTTGGTAGCCGTTTATCCGACAGTTGGTATGTAGAGGATTTTATGGCCTTATACATTTTTTCCTATTACGATCAATTCGTTATTATAACCACAGATCATGCTCAAAGAACTCAAAGAACTGACCGACTGCACGTTATGGATTTAAATCAGTATATAActgtttattctttaatgtaaaaacaagaatcaacaaacaaaacaacaaacgcTAACACTTtgtagaaaatgaaaaactttaGATAACAGTAAATACaaactttgaataaaatatattattaagaaataaatagataaaaaaacattgtttcaaCTGGTGCATTTTTGGCTTCTTTTGGCcactcacaaaatacaaaaacacttgtgttgcttgtttttatgttctgaGCTACTGAAGAAACATGGTGGCCTCTGTGGAAGAGGACCCACTCctttgtagatataaaaggctcactataacttcacaaaaacaaaattatttttatattcaggagATTAAACACTAATGTAAACATACTTGGGATTAATATCCTACTTCTACAAAGTCTGTTGTCTCAGTGCTGATCACACACTATGTACAGATGAACATCAAGAAATATTTACGTTTTGATATTTACACTTCTCAAGTAAAACCTTATTTATGGTGCAGGGGAGGCAGTAGATCCCAGGACGCATCGCTTCAGACTCTCCACACCAGGAGTAGCCTGTCCTGATGCCTGGTAGCACATGTCACCTGTTGTTGGTCATAAGGCAGCAGGATCTGGCAGAGACCTATGATTGTGCTGACCTCTAGAGTTCCTCATGCTGACCACCAACTCTGATAGTAGGTCCAAACGATCCATGCCTGGCATGTCATGGTCATCCACAGcctaaaaaaagacaacagcagtcaaacacttgttttattaagacatttatttttgaatcaTTGCCTTTGTGGGGTCTTATTTTCAGCTAAATGTTAAAGCCCGCTTACAAACTGTCCTTCCTCTGGAGTAGTACCAGGCTGGGTGGTGGCAGAGGCTGAGGTCACGGGAGAGGCTGAGGTTACTGCAGGCTGCTTGGCGGCATAGGTTAAAGTGGCggctgaggctgaggtgactgcaggctgcttggcggcataggttgaagtggcagcagaggctgaggtgactgcaggctgtgtggcggcagaggctgaggctgaggtgactgcaggctgtgtggcggctgaggctgaggctgaggtgactgcaggctgtgtggCGGCAGAGGCTGAAGTGGCGGCAGatgctgaggtgactgcaggctgtgtggcggcagaggctgaggctgaggtgactgcaggctgcttggcggcataggttgaagtggcggcagaggctgaggtgactgcaggctgtgtggtggcataggttgaagtggcggcagaggctgaggtgactgcatgCTGCGTGGTGGCATAGGTTGAAGtggcggcagaggctgaggtgactgcagtcTGCGTGGCGGCATAGGTTGAAgtggcagcagaggctgaggtgactgcaggctgcatggcggcataggttgaagtggcagcagaggctgaggtgactgcaggctgcgtggcagcataggctgaggtgactgcaggctgcgtggcggcataggctgaggtgactgcaggctgcatggcggcataggttgaagtggcagcagaggctgaggtgactgcaggctgtgtggcggcagaggctgaggtgactgcaggctgcgtggcggcagaggctgaggtgactgcaggctgcatggCAGTTTAGGTCACTTTGCAGCGTCCTCAGAGGGTAAAGCGACATTggaagaaactgcaggagagccTGCAGATGAAGAGGGAGATCAAGTTGTCTGTTCCTGAGGTGTctgataaaaataagaaaaaaagtcacatacatgatgtttgtgtgtgtaggttcTTCAATTTGTAAATGTTTTACTCCTTTACTAAATGTGCTAtttttactaaagtcaaattccttgtgtgttcaagcatacttggcgaataaagctgattctgattctgattctgattctgattttaaattgtatcaGTTCAATATACCATTGCAGTTTACCTTTTAagtgtgaaacacacacaagcagaccaAACAAAGACATCTGAACCCGATTCTGGAGTGGACAATTTTCAATCTgtaacaaaacacatttcaatttaATGGAAAACATACTGTAGATTTAATGATTTCATGATATTGACCTATGATGTAAGTAATACCATGTGATAGAGTTTGTGCCACTTCTTTTGTGAAAAGCAGTTTGAAGCTTTGGTGTCTGTCATTTATAATAACTGTACACAGAATTCCACAGTGTTATATAAATGTTCAAATGCTTTTGAATGACATTATAAATTGACTGAAAATCTATCAGACACTACTATTATcacataatgttaaaaaatccACTTTTTAATAACTAGCTACTAAGTGTACTTAGTTACTACTGTATACATGacataaacagctgtttcaTTCATGTTATGTGTAAACATAATGATAAAGGCAATAAGATAGAGggcaaatatatacatatacacatcaATAACAGGCGGGGAGTTTCAGCTGTTATCTGTCGCATTCATGGTGATGTATTATAATGACTGtgacagatagagagatagagatccAGACACAACATCATAGATTACTCTGCAATAGTTTGTCCATTGCTGTATTTATTAGAGCTGATCTGACAACACTGTACGAGGTTGATTACAGTATAGCAGAAATATGACGTCGAGTCATTGACTGTAAGTTGGTCAAAACGTCAGACTACTCCCTGGTCGATCATTGATTAAGCTTTACATCTGTTCATTATGTTCTATCTGACTTGACAAGGATAATAAAGGAGATTTGCGGGAGTTTTCAGCGTGCCACACAGCCTAGAAGTCAGAAATACGACGTTAAATATATAAACCGTGACTAATGCCTAAAGTTGATCCAAACAGATACGTAGTGTAAAAGTGTTCGGGTTGTAGTTTATTCTCCGATATCACAAATAGTGTGTGTCAGCATCGATCAGCATCATACACTGTTATACCGGCTAAACTTAGCTAAAGTCATACGGACATGAGATCCAGACGAAAACAACGTGAACAAATGAAAAACCTGGAAACTCACCGTGTCCGAGTAATAAACTAAAACATCACTACAAATAGGAAAAAGCTTTTAATGACTTACCATGAAATGTGCCGGTGTGTTAGCTTTGACGGAACTTTCAGTCAACTTTCGTTTCTGTCGGCACTCGCATAGCAACAGCCTTCTGATTGGTCGAGGCGGCAGGAGGCGGGTGTTGAGGCGGACAGATTTTTTCATTGGTAAGAAATGGAAGAGGGGGTGGAATCTGATTGGTAAGAAATGGAAGCCGGGACCGAAGCTTCGAT
This window contains:
- the LOC117814172 gene encoding uncharacterized protein LOC117814172 encodes the protein MRGYTLKGENLFVNRETQFFKAASFSVSKSLKEEATNVLLPKSTETEVSLVRGCQGFLTVTGKLTEISIIKRVIVNQQPVPLKVVTLEHNSAHVTVNLWRDAALCEVMVGAEVYLTHLKGSDSAFGYQLQSSLYTTVKETSNQKIVEVLGAYEDSARPMTYVLLIMGGDTFSIPAQLWIPLEPRVEEPPFWLKIHYTGGKITEVEEVKEREKEAMGEE